Proteins encoded together in one Pontiella desulfatans window:
- a CDS encoding SEL1-like repeat protein: protein MKEGCLGVGLLLFALASSAGIDEFWQTAEQGDAEAQYQLGLCYRRGEGTETNFVEAVKWFRLAAEQQHAMAMYSLGTRYAEGQGVETNLQLAIEWKMKSAELGYDKAQNSIGYHYGVGEGVDKNPAEAKRWYALAAAQSNRVAQCNLAGYYRRGDGGEANHVESMRWYRASAEQDYPKAQYYLAHGYSRGEGVERNADKSFAWMYRAATNGYANAKYSLGYHYEYGKGTATNLQEAVKWYMASAEGGSQSGQYTLANCYRRGRGVETNMVEAARWYRAAAEQGYAKAQFSLGVRYDYGEGVEKDDVLAAEWYAKAAEQGHVDAMYNLGLCYQYADGVEEHPGKAFEWLLKAGEKGSSSAQVKVGWFHESGYGTETNLAASVEWYSKAAAQGDAYGQYNMGCAYEDGLGVQPNATSALAFLLKAAEQGHASAQVKVGYYLDEGIATNRDDFAAVDWYRRSAGQGNRFGAYNLGQCYEYGEGVEADPVQAFEWYRKATELGHTTAMYELAVCHDQGFGTATNLPAAIKWYTAAAEQGVASAQQTMGWHCEKGIGVEQDYSEAGRWYRLAAEQGNPTAQNNLGAMLCNGWLGDPDFEAGVRWYMKAAEQGNAMGQCNLAWRYRNGEGVATNAALALKWFQHSASNGHANAQNELGNTYYSAKGVERDYAEAAKWYAAAAEQGHGWGQYNLGWCLIHGQGVATNLTAGFSNYLHAAEQGVDSAQYRLAGCYDDGVGVETSLTESVRWYRTAAEHGHADAQYAMGWRCRNGYGTETNMQAALEWYTKAAEQGSALAKNNIGALYADGDLGERDYAMAVKWYREAAEEGCGQAQYNLAVRYELGQGVESNDAAAVEWYTKAAEGGYISAQCEMGDRCYSGLGVESNGVLAVEWYRLAAEQQSAGAQYMLGICHSLGRGVAEDDTEAFRWYRLAAEQGHLKARYQMGVAYYWGTGIRRNQERSAQLFRQTAEEGLADAQNDLGWAYDHGHGVARNLEKAFKWYSLAAEQGKAAAQNNLGVAYFNGEGVTQDYGKAFDLFMQSAAQGYAEAMRNVGLCHEQGHHVAKDLGQALEWFRKGADAGSSGALLKLGLFHANGTVVRKDMAQAASWFRLAAEGGNDVAQCRMGLCLEEGDGVEKNIARAAAWYGKAAEQENANAQYRLGLCFQRGDGVRQSDRKAANNFRKAGMQGQKEAQLALSKCYLKGRGVTKSYRAAWQWFLASQKK, encoded by the coding sequence ATGAAAGAAGGTTGTTTGGGCGTGGGGTTGTTGCTGTTCGCCTTGGCCAGTTCGGCGGGGATCGATGAGTTTTGGCAGACGGCCGAGCAGGGGGATGCCGAGGCGCAATACCAATTGGGGCTTTGCTACCGTCGGGGGGAAGGAACCGAAACCAATTTCGTGGAGGCGGTGAAATGGTTCCGGTTGGCCGCGGAGCAGCAGCATGCAATGGCGATGTATAGCCTGGGTACACGCTATGCCGAGGGGCAGGGCGTGGAAACAAACCTGCAGCTGGCCATCGAGTGGAAAATGAAGTCCGCCGAGCTGGGGTATGACAAGGCGCAGAATTCCATCGGCTACCATTATGGTGTCGGGGAGGGGGTGGACAAGAATCCGGCCGAGGCCAAGCGCTGGTATGCCCTCGCGGCGGCGCAAAGCAACCGGGTTGCCCAATGCAACCTGGCCGGCTATTACCGGCGTGGCGATGGCGGGGAGGCCAACCATGTCGAGTCGATGCGATGGTACCGCGCCTCGGCCGAGCAGGATTATCCCAAGGCACAATATTATCTGGCACACGGCTACTCGAGAGGGGAAGGCGTTGAAAGGAATGCCGATAAATCCTTTGCCTGGATGTATCGCGCGGCCACCAACGGCTATGCGAACGCGAAATATTCGCTGGGCTATCACTATGAATATGGCAAGGGCACGGCGACCAATCTGCAAGAGGCGGTGAAGTGGTACATGGCGTCCGCCGAAGGCGGAAGCCAATCGGGGCAATATACCTTGGCCAATTGCTACCGTCGGGGACGGGGGGTGGAAACCAATATGGTTGAAGCGGCCCGGTGGTACCGTGCGGCGGCGGAGCAGGGGTATGCCAAGGCGCAGTTTTCGCTGGGCGTTCGCTATGACTATGGCGAGGGCGTTGAAAAGGATGACGTGCTGGCGGCGGAGTGGTATGCCAAGGCCGCGGAACAGGGGCACGTTGATGCCATGTATAATCTGGGGCTTTGCTATCAATATGCCGATGGTGTGGAGGAACATCCGGGGAAGGCCTTTGAATGGCTCCTGAAAGCGGGGGAAAAGGGGTCGTCGTCGGCGCAGGTCAAGGTGGGTTGGTTCCATGAATCTGGATACGGGACAGAGACCAACCTGGCGGCCTCGGTTGAATGGTATTCAAAGGCGGCGGCACAGGGCGATGCCTATGGGCAATACAACATGGGGTGCGCCTACGAGGACGGGCTGGGGGTGCAACCGAACGCCACCAGTGCGTTGGCCTTCCTGCTCAAGGCGGCGGAGCAAGGGCACGCTTCCGCCCAGGTGAAGGTGGGCTATTATCTGGACGAGGGAATTGCCACGAACCGCGATGATTTTGCGGCAGTGGACTGGTACCGGAGGAGCGCAGGGCAGGGCAACCGTTTTGGCGCATACAATCTGGGGCAGTGCTACGAATACGGAGAGGGGGTCGAGGCGGATCCCGTGCAGGCTTTCGAATGGTATCGCAAGGCGACAGAGCTCGGCCACACGACGGCCATGTATGAATTGGCGGTGTGCCATGATCAAGGGTTTGGAACAGCGACCAACCTGCCGGCGGCGATCAAATGGTACACCGCCGCCGCCGAGCAAGGCGTAGCCAGCGCGCAGCAGACCATGGGCTGGCACTGTGAAAAGGGCATTGGCGTGGAGCAGGATTATTCGGAAGCCGGAAGGTGGTATCGGCTGGCGGCAGAGCAGGGGAATCCCACCGCGCAGAACAACCTTGGAGCCATGCTGTGCAACGGATGGCTCGGCGATCCGGATTTCGAGGCAGGCGTGCGGTGGTACATGAAAGCGGCGGAGCAGGGCAATGCGATGGGGCAGTGCAACCTGGCGTGGCGCTACCGGAACGGCGAAGGCGTGGCGACCAATGCGGCCCTGGCGCTGAAGTGGTTCCAGCATTCGGCCAGCAACGGCCATGCGAACGCGCAGAACGAACTTGGCAATACCTATTATTCTGCCAAGGGAGTGGAGCGGGACTATGCCGAGGCGGCGAAGTGGTATGCCGCCGCCGCGGAACAGGGGCATGGCTGGGGGCAGTACAATCTGGGCTGGTGCCTTATCCACGGGCAGGGTGTGGCCACCAACCTCACTGCCGGTTTCTCGAACTATCTGCATGCCGCCGAGCAGGGCGTCGATAGCGCGCAGTATCGGCTGGCCGGTTGCTACGACGATGGTGTTGGGGTTGAAACCAGTCTGACGGAGTCGGTGCGCTGGTATCGCACGGCGGCCGAACACGGCCATGCCGACGCGCAGTATGCCATGGGCTGGCGTTGCCGCAACGGCTACGGAACCGAGACCAATATGCAGGCGGCGCTGGAGTGGTACACCAAGGCCGCCGAACAGGGGTCGGCACTGGCGAAGAACAACATCGGTGCGCTCTATGCCGATGGGGATCTTGGCGAACGTGACTATGCGATGGCGGTCAAGTGGTACCGCGAGGCAGCGGAAGAGGGGTGCGGTCAGGCGCAATATAATCTGGCGGTGCGCTACGAACTCGGGCAGGGCGTGGAGAGCAACGACGCGGCTGCGGTTGAGTGGTACACGAAGGCGGCGGAGGGCGGCTATATCTCCGCCCAGTGCGAAATGGGCGACCGTTGCTATTCCGGGCTCGGCGTGGAAAGCAACGGGGTGCTGGCCGTGGAGTGGTACCGGCTGGCCGCCGAACAGCAATCGGCCGGCGCGCAATACATGCTCGGCATTTGTCATTCCCTGGGCCGGGGCGTTGCGGAGGATGACACCGAAGCCTTCCGCTGGTATCGGCTGGCAGCGGAGCAGGGGCACTTGAAGGCGCGTTACCAGATGGGGGTGGCCTATTATTGGGGCACCGGCATTCGGCGCAACCAGGAGCGGTCGGCGCAACTTTTCCGCCAGACGGCGGAGGAAGGGCTGGCCGATGCGCAAAACGATCTGGGGTGGGCATACGATCATGGGCATGGCGTGGCACGGAATTTGGAAAAAGCGTTCAAGTGGTATTCGCTTGCGGCGGAACAGGGCAAAGCCGCCGCGCAGAACAACCTGGGCGTGGCCTATTTTAACGGCGAGGGCGTGACGCAGGATTATGGCAAGGCGTTCGATCTCTTCATGCAGTCGGCTGCACAGGGCTATGCCGAGGCCATGCGCAATGTGGGGCTGTGCCATGAGCAGGGGCACCATGTTGCAAAAGATTTGGGGCAGGCCTTGGAGTGGTTCCGCAAAGGAGCCGATGCCGGAAGTTCCGGCGCGCTGCTGAAGTTGGGACTCTTCCATGCCAATGGAACCGTGGTGCGGAAGGACATGGCGCAGGCGGCAAGCTGGTTCAGGTTGGCGGCGGAGGGCGGCAACGATGTTGCGCAATGCCGCATGGGCCTGTGCCTCGAGGAGGGTGACGGGGTTGAGAAGAATATTGCCCGTGCCGCAGCGTGGTATGGCAAAGCCGCCGAGCAGGAAAATGCCAATGCCCAGTACCGTCTTGGGCTCTGTTTTCAACGAGGCGACGGCGTTCGGCAGAGCGACCGCAAGGCGGCGAATAATTTCCGCAAGGCCGGCATGCAGGGGCAAAAGGAGGCCCAGTTGGCTCTATCCAAATGCTACCTCAAGGGGCGCGGTGTAACCAAATCCTACCGCGCCGCCTGGCAATGGTTCCTTGCATCGCAGAAAAAATAA
- a CDS encoding DUF58 domain-containing protein, with protein sequence MLVATAAVLVPYAVVAAFSPAVFLAGAIGVGGLLLLVLADAAASSRRLVGVEIEAPGIVRLSKRVQGAIELRVKSVGRSFKAIRFGLPLPASVTSDREHFRMALPKADCWYKLKWMVEPIDCGKYVLDSCCLEVPSALGFWWVRRLVPVDSEMRVYPNLRRERKSAAALFLNRGDYGGHLWRQVSKGREFEKLREYIPGDTYQDIHWKTTAKRQHPVTKVYQIERTQEVYVILDSSRLSARRVQVPDTDEQVTLLERYIGSALMLAVAAESQGDLFGLVEFGSKPHLFLKASRGKAHFDTCRNALYTLLPEEASPDFDELVSFVRTRLRKRALLVFLTSLDDAAEAERFKESIPVLSRHHLAIVNMMNPEGASPLFTGEPAGAVAELYGRLGGHIAWRKLHELELHLHNIGVQFNLLDNEHLSADLVTQYMQIKQRQLI encoded by the coding sequence TTGCTGGTTGCAACCGCCGCGGTCCTGGTGCCCTATGCGGTCGTTGCGGCATTTTCCCCGGCCGTGTTCCTGGCCGGAGCCATTGGGGTCGGGGGGCTACTTTTGCTGGTGCTGGCCGATGCGGCCGCAAGTAGTCGCCGCTTGGTTGGGGTCGAGATCGAGGCGCCCGGAATCGTGCGGCTCTCGAAGCGGGTGCAGGGGGCCATCGAATTGCGCGTGAAAAGTGTTGGCCGGTCGTTCAAGGCCATCCGCTTTGGGCTGCCGCTGCCGGCCAGCGTCACGTCCGACCGCGAACATTTCCGGATGGCGCTGCCGAAGGCGGATTGCTGGTACAAGCTCAAATGGATGGTCGAACCGATCGACTGCGGGAAATATGTGCTCGATAGCTGCTGCCTGGAAGTGCCTTCGGCGCTGGGCTTCTGGTGGGTTCGGCGCCTGGTGCCGGTCGATTCCGAAATGCGGGTCTATCCCAACCTCCGCCGCGAGCGAAAAAGCGCGGCGGCGCTCTTCCTCAACCGCGGCGACTATGGCGGCCACCTCTGGCGGCAGGTCAGCAAAGGGCGCGAATTCGAGAAGCTTCGCGAATATATCCCCGGCGACACCTATCAGGACATCCATTGGAAAACCACCGCCAAGCGCCAGCACCCCGTCACCAAGGTCTATCAAATCGAGCGCACGCAGGAAGTCTACGTCATTCTCGACTCCTCCCGCCTCAGCGCGCGGCGGGTGCAGGTGCCGGATACGGACGAGCAGGTCACGTTGCTGGAACGCTACATCGGTTCCGCGCTGATGCTCGCCGTCGCCGCGGAATCGCAGGGCGACCTCTTCGGCCTGGTCGAGTTCGGCTCCAAGCCGCATCTCTTTCTGAAGGCTTCGCGCGGCAAGGCGCATTTCGACACCTGCCGCAATGCACTCTACACCCTGTTGCCCGAAGAGGCCTCGCCCGATTTCGACGAGCTCGTCTCCTTCGTCCGCACCCGCCTGCGCAAGCGCGCGCTGCTGGTGTTCCTCACGAGCCTGGACGATGCCGCCGAAGCCGAGCGCTTCAAGGAGAGCATCCCGGTGCTGAGCCGCCACCACCTGGCCATCGTCAATATGATGAACCCGGAAGGCGCATCGCCGCTATTCACCGGCGAACCCGCCGGGGCCGTCGCCGAACTTTACGGTCGCCTGGGGGGCCATATTGCCTGGCGAAAACTGCACGAACTCGAACTCCACCTGCACAACATCGGCGTCCAGTTCAACCTGCTCGACAACGAACACCTCAGCGCCGACTTGGTGACACAGTATATGCAGATCAAACAACGCCAGCTAATTTAG
- a CDS encoding stage II sporulation protein M has product MIINLQSFIDKEQPVWDELEALLERIGREPFGSFNLEELKQFHYLAERTSADLVQIREFVTQTELQTYLESLVSRAFGEIQEKQANSMRFRPLHWFFKVFPQTFRRRARCFSLALAITAVGSLFGGGAVMFDPQAKAALMPFSHLHGDPSERVAKEEKQEDVSMEGKSTFSAHLMTHNTRVSILLMALGISWGAGTIILLFYNGVILGAVIADYLIAGEGVFLTGWLLPHGSVEIPAILIAGQAGLLLASAMVGWGNRLSMKMRLRAILPDMVTLIGGVACLLVWAGLVESFFSQDHEPALPYAVKIAVGSVELVLLFAFLMFSGREVRD; this is encoded by the coding sequence ATGATCATCAATCTCCAAAGTTTCATTGATAAGGAACAGCCCGTCTGGGATGAGCTGGAGGCGTTGCTGGAACGCATCGGGCGCGAACCGTTTGGTAGCTTTAATCTGGAGGAGCTCAAGCAGTTCCACTATCTGGCCGAACGCACCTCCGCCGACCTCGTCCAGATCCGGGAATTTGTCACCCAGACCGAGCTGCAAACCTATCTCGAATCGCTCGTCTCGCGCGCCTTCGGCGAGATCCAGGAAAAGCAGGCCAACAGCATGCGGTTCCGCCCATTGCACTGGTTCTTCAAGGTCTTCCCGCAAACCTTCCGTCGCCGCGCGCGTTGTTTTTCGCTGGCGCTGGCCATCACCGCGGTCGGTTCGCTCTTTGGCGGCGGGGCGGTCATGTTCGATCCGCAAGCCAAGGCCGCCCTCATGCCCTTCAGCCATCTGCACGGCGATCCAAGCGAGCGCGTGGCCAAGGAGGAAAAGCAGGAAGACGTCAGTATGGAAGGCAAGAGCACCTTCTCGGCCCATCTCATGACGCATAACACGCGCGTGTCGATCCTCCTCATGGCGCTGGGGATTAGCTGGGGGGCCGGAACGATTATTCTGCTGTTCTACAACGGCGTCATTCTTGGTGCGGTGATTGCCGACTACCTGATTGCGGGCGAGGGGGTTTTCCTGACCGGGTGGCTCTTGCCGCATGGCAGCGTGGAAATCCCCGCCATCCTGATTGCCGGGCAGGCCGGGCTGCTCCTGGCCAGTGCAATGGTGGGGTGGGGCAACCGCCTTTCGATGAAGATGCGGCTGCGCGCCATACTGCCGGACATGGTTACGCTGATCGGTGGCGTTGCCTGCCTGTTGGTCTGGGCGGGTTTGGTGGAGTCCTTTTTTTCGCAGGACCACGAACCGGCGCTGCCCTATGCCGTAAAAATCGCCGTCGGCTCGGTCGAGCTGGTGCTGCTGTTCGCTTTTCTCATGTTCAGTGGGCGGGAGGTGCGCGATTAA
- a CDS encoding AAA family ATPase: protein MAYTIEQLQEVLAKAKAEIAKVVIGQEEVVDKALIAIVTRNHALIEGVPGVAKTLLVRTLAKVLGCDFGRIQFTPDLMPADITGTNIFNMKTNEFNLVKGPVFTTFLLADEINRAPAKTQSALLQAMQERSVTIDCETHRLSSDFTVFATQNPLEYEGTYPLPEAQKDRFMLKIAMDCLGKEEEVELAKRSLGADAPENVLESGAVHAVVPANELGQMREALGAVAVRDELVDYAVNMVRATRDDDSTLVGAGPRATQALILAARAYAAVQGRDFVTPDDIKTMAEPILCLRIILRPEYEIEGMTVSEIIERILQEIPVPR, encoded by the coding sequence ATGGCGTATACGATTGAACAACTTCAGGAAGTGCTGGCGAAAGCCAAGGCCGAAATCGCCAAGGTGGTGATTGGCCAGGAGGAGGTGGTCGATAAGGCGCTCATCGCCATCGTCACACGCAACCATGCATTGATCGAGGGGGTGCCCGGCGTGGCGAAAACCCTGCTGGTGCGGACGCTGGCCAAGGTGCTGGGGTGCGACTTCGGGCGCATCCAGTTCACGCCCGACCTCATGCCGGCCGACATCACCGGAACCAATATCTTCAACATGAAGACCAACGAATTCAACCTGGTGAAAGGGCCCGTTTTCACGACCTTCCTCCTGGCCGACGAAATCAACCGTGCCCCCGCAAAAACCCAGTCGGCTCTGCTTCAGGCGATGCAGGAACGCTCGGTGACCATCGATTGCGAAACGCACCGGCTCTCCTCCGACTTCACCGTGTTCGCCACGCAGAATCCGTTGGAGTACGAAGGCACCTATCCGCTGCCCGAAGCGCAGAAGGACCGCTTCATGCTCAAGATCGCCATGGATTGCCTGGGTAAGGAGGAGGAGGTTGAACTGGCCAAGCGCAGCCTCGGTGCGGATGCTCCGGAAAATGTGCTGGAGTCGGGGGCGGTCCATGCCGTGGTTCCCGCCAACGAGCTGGGGCAGATGCGCGAGGCCCTTGGCGCGGTGGCCGTGCGCGACGAGCTCGTCGATTATGCCGTCAACATGGTGCGCGCCACGCGCGATGACGACAGCACGCTGGTCGGCGCAGGCCCGCGCGCCACCCAGGCGCTCATTCTGGCGGCGCGCGCCTATGCCGCCGTTCAGGGGCGCGACTTCGTGACGCCCGACGACATCAAGACCATGGCCGAACCCATCCTCTGCCTGCGCATCATCCTGCGCCCGGAATACGAGATTGAAGGCATGACCGTTTCCGAAATCATTGAACGTATCCTACAGGAAATCCCGGTGCCGCGTTGA
- a CDS encoding tetratricopeptide repeat protein: protein MSRLLVTFSILVVLLTGCATTATKKLIDLGQESRRNEISSIRHLGYLYETGDGVEQDIGKAIAWYRKGIEEDDAWSQCKMGELYRDGRGVEQNFKVSADWFRKAAEQDDTLGAYFLGRCFEYGLGVEIDEFLAFEWYHKAALDGHSGAQFKVGYFCANGIAVARNEFEASHWYALAAEQGSASAKNNLGRFFENAEYIENHLELAACWYEQAAEQGNAEAQRNIAICYKLGTGVETNLPKAIEWYTRSAAGGNAKAQYSLAQCYRKGIGTETNAVEAVKWFREAAERGHVKAQYNLGWGYAHGYGIEKDAAMAIKWYRVAAKHGHVSAQYNLAQRYRSGEDVDVDMEQAVYWYRKAAGQGHVKAQNSLGYRYKNGEGVAQNHEQAVYWFREAAEKGYASAQDSLGECYYNGDGVEKDYALAFEWFSKAAAQGNKYSQNWLGDMYANGQGVELDMNTAYEWYSKAAAQGHESAVLQLESMGTHHGFTQHGNAE from the coding sequence ATGTCTAGATTACTCGTCACATTTTCGATTCTGGTTGTCTTACTCACTGGTTGCGCAACGACGGCAACAAAGAAGTTAATAGATCTGGGGCAAGAAAGCCGAAGGAACGAGATTTCGTCGATAAGGCATCTGGGCTATCTCTATGAAACCGGTGACGGAGTCGAGCAGGACATCGGCAAGGCCATTGCGTGGTATCGCAAGGGAATCGAGGAGGATGATGCCTGGTCGCAATGTAAAATGGGCGAATTGTATCGAGACGGACGAGGCGTTGAACAGAATTTCAAGGTTTCCGCCGATTGGTTTCGTAAGGCTGCGGAACAAGACGATACCCTTGGGGCCTATTTTCTTGGGCGTTGCTTCGAGTATGGACTGGGTGTGGAGATCGATGAGTTCCTTGCTTTTGAATGGTATCATAAAGCCGCTCTTGATGGACACTCTGGCGCCCAGTTCAAGGTCGGGTATTTTTGCGCCAATGGGATTGCGGTTGCCCGGAATGAATTCGAAGCCTCGCATTGGTATGCCTTGGCGGCGGAACAGGGAAGCGCCTCCGCCAAGAACAATCTCGGGCGTTTCTTTGAAAATGCGGAGTATATCGAAAACCATCTCGAGTTGGCGGCCTGCTGGTATGAACAGGCCGCAGAACAGGGAAACGCCGAGGCCCAACGCAACATCGCCATTTGCTATAAACTCGGAACCGGCGTCGAAACCAATTTGCCCAAGGCCATTGAGTGGTATACGAGATCGGCTGCTGGAGGAAATGCAAAAGCTCAATACAGTCTTGCCCAATGCTATCGAAAGGGAATCGGCACGGAAACGAATGCTGTCGAGGCGGTGAAGTGGTTTCGCGAGGCAGCGGAGCGCGGCCACGTTAAAGCGCAATACAACCTTGGATGGGGGTATGCCCATGGCTATGGGATTGAGAAGGATGCGGCCATGGCGATCAAGTGGTATCGTGTTGCGGCGAAACATGGGCATGTGTCGGCCCAGTACAACCTTGCCCAGCGTTATCGTTCTGGTGAGGATGTGGATGTTGATATGGAGCAGGCTGTGTACTGGTATCGCAAAGCGGCCGGTCAGGGGCACGTAAAAGCACAGAATTCACTGGGCTATCGCTATAAGAACGGTGAAGGGGTGGCGCAAAACCATGAACAGGCGGTCTACTGGTTTCGCGAGGCTGCGGAGAAGGGCTATGCGAGCGCGCAGGACAGCCTGGGCGAGTGCTATTACAACGGAGACGGCGTGGAGAAGGACTATGCGCTGGCATTCGAATGGTTTTCCAAGGCGGCGGCGCAGGGCAACAAGTATTCCCAGAACTGGCTTGGGGACATGTATGCCAACGGGCAGGGGGTGGAGCTGGATATGAACACCGCTTACGAATGGTATTCGAAGGCCGCCGCGCAGGGGCACGAGTCCGCTGTTCTGCAACTGGAGTCCATGGGGACGCACCATGGTTTTACCCAGCATGGGAACGCGGAATGA
- a CDS encoding RDD family protein: protein MVFSLMLASPVVRMLAWIIDIMAISIVTMIVRFVLALAFIISLDFVMALSIIVYFVVTVGYGICLEWLWNGQTLGKRLLRLRVVDEGGHRLHFSQIVVRNLLRFVDSLPMFYFVGGVTTLFNARAQRLGDLAAGTVVVRQPMIASPDVDQLGGIKYNSFKDHPYLEARLCSLVTPREASLALSALMRRNQLDHASRLKVFRELAQHFKELVQFPAEVTDDISDEQYIRNVVGSVYRLNETPIHSGRKN from the coding sequence GTGGTCTTTTCGCTGATGCTCGCCAGTCCGGTCGTCCGCATGCTCGCTTGGATCATCGATATCATGGCCATCAGCATTGTCACCATGATCGTCCGCTTCGTGCTTGCCCTGGCCTTCATCATTAGCCTTGATTTTGTGATGGCGCTCTCGATCATCGTCTATTTCGTGGTTACCGTTGGGTATGGTATTTGCCTGGAATGGTTGTGGAACGGGCAGACCCTGGGCAAACGCCTGTTGCGTCTGCGCGTCGTCGACGAGGGCGGGCACCGCCTGCACTTTAGCCAGATTGTTGTGCGCAACCTGCTGCGTTTTGTCGATTCGCTACCCATGTTCTATTTCGTCGGCGGCGTCACGACGCTCTTCAACGCCAGGGCCCAGCGGTTGGGGGATCTTGCGGCGGGCACCGTCGTGGTGCGTCAGCCCATGATCGCGTCGCCGGATGTCGATCAGCTCGGCGGGATTAAATACAACTCCTTCAAAGACCATCCCTATCTGGAGGCGCGGCTCTGCTCCCTGGTAACGCCCCGCGAAGCCTCGCTCGCGCTCTCCGCCCTCATGCGCCGAAACCAACTCGACCACGCGTCGCGCCTCAAGGTCTTCCGCGAACTGGCGCAGCATTTCAAGGAGCTCGTCCAATTCCCGGCGGAGGTCACCGACGATATCTCCGATGAACAATACATTAGAAACGTAGTCGGCAGCGTCTACCGCCTCAACGAAACCCCCATCCATTCCGGACGGAAAAACTGA
- a CDS encoding NUDIX hydrolase, whose amino-acid sequence MHEKTISKKTVYEGRILNVDVLEVELEDGRTSIREIVQHGVAVAIVPQLPDGRFVFIRQFRKAMERICFEVVAGNCDPGEAEEVSAARELQEETGYSSESLELLGPIYPSVGYCTERIDIYFAKLSPGQGATAFDEDERIETVILSEAEMDEMIRTNQIADAKTLAAWMLYKAKKG is encoded by the coding sequence ATGCACGAAAAAACAATCTCGAAGAAAACGGTCTATGAGGGGCGCATCCTGAATGTGGATGTGCTGGAGGTGGAGCTGGAGGATGGGCGGACGTCGATCCGCGAGATCGTGCAGCACGGCGTGGCGGTGGCGATTGTTCCCCAGCTGCCGGACGGTCGTTTTGTGTTCATCCGCCAATTCCGCAAGGCGATGGAGCGCATCTGTTTCGAGGTAGTGGCCGGCAATTGCGATCCCGGCGAGGCCGAAGAGGTTTCCGCCGCGCGCGAGTTGCAGGAGGAAACCGGCTATTCCTCCGAATCGCTGGAGCTGCTGGGGCCCATCTATCCGAGTGTCGGCTACTGCACCGAGCGCATCGATATCTATTTCGCCAAACTCTCCCCCGGGCAGGGCGCAACCGCCTTCGATGAAGATGAGCGCATCGAAACCGTCATCCTCTCCGAAGCCGAGATGGACGAGATGATCCGCACCAACCAAATCGCCGACGCCAAAACCCTCGCCGCCTGGATGCTCTACAAGGCCAAGAAGGGGTGA
- a CDS encoding DUF4350 domain-containing protein: MASKRNGALLLVGALLAGLLGAGLYQLFALRFDSGDMYPPYSSFRADPQGAKIFYQSLVALPDVEVVQQLKPMETNDVSGTTALFLGCNSQSFLDDAEEEVVPFIESGGRAVVAFRPVEPRIGKRQPASSTNECSSCATNACDEWSVELEQYTRKELKELDQGIYAFSETDGMYPIQCHSALWFGELGEEWNVLYRYLENPVVIERQWGEGTVVLLADSFIFCNEAMVTDRSTDFLVRLLGSPKRILFDEMHLGVSSQEGVMMLVNRYRMQGVLFALLLLAGLFVWQRSSSFIPRHEDDSDSGNIGTGVRSLDGFTNLLMRHIPQKKLMEAMIQEWKATFRRTPSMQGRMQRLESELKGIDKSKHPVEIHNRLTKVLNERK; encoded by the coding sequence ATGGCGTCGAAGCGTAACGGAGCGTTGCTGCTGGTGGGGGCGTTGCTGGCCGGACTGCTCGGTGCCGGGCTCTACCAGCTTTTTGCCTTGCGTTTCGATTCCGGCGACATGTATCCACCCTATTCCTCGTTCCGCGCCGACCCGCAAGGCGCGAAGATTTTCTACCAATCGCTCGTGGCCCTTCCCGATGTGGAGGTCGTCCAGCAACTCAAGCCAATGGAGACCAACGATGTTTCCGGCACAACGGCGCTGTTTCTGGGGTGCAACAGCCAGTCGTTTTTGGACGATGCCGAGGAGGAGGTTGTCCCGTTCATCGAATCCGGCGGTCGGGCCGTGGTTGCATTCCGCCCGGTTGAGCCGCGCATCGGAAAACGGCAACCGGCGAGCTCCACCAACGAGTGCAGCTCCTGCGCAACGAATGCGTGCGACGAGTGGAGTGTCGAGCTGGAGCAATACACCCGCAAGGAGTTGAAGGAGCTCGATCAGGGAATATACGCCTTTTCCGAAACCGATGGGATGTATCCCATCCAGTGCCATTCCGCGCTTTGGTTCGGGGAGCTCGGCGAAGAATGGAACGTGCTTTATCGCTACCTGGAAAACCCCGTCGTGATCGAGCGCCAGTGGGGCGAGGGCACGGTGGTGCTCCTGGCCGATAGTTTCATCTTCTGCAACGAGGCGATGGTGACCGACCGGAGTACGGACTTCCTGGTTCGCCTCCTGGGTTCGCCGAAACGCATTCTGTTCGACGAGATGCATCTGGGCGTAAGCAGCCAGGAAGGGGTGATGATGCTGGTCAACCGCTACCGTATGCAGGGCGTCCTGTTTGCCTTGCTCCTGCTCGCCGGGCTTTTTGTCTGGCAGCGAAGCTCCAGCTTCATCCCGCGTCATGAAGACGATTCGGATTCGGGGAATATTGGAACCGGCGTCCGCTCGCTGGACGGTTTCACCAATTTGCTCATGCGGCATATCCCGCAGAAAAAGCTGATGGAGGCCATGATCCAGGAGTGGAAGGCAACCTTCCGGCGCACGCCCTCCATGCAAGGGCGGATGCAACGGTTGGAGTCCGAACTCAAAGGGATCGATAAAAGCAAGCACCCGGTCGAAATCCATAACCGGTTAACGAAGGTTTTGAACGAAAGGAAATAG